A region of Streptomyces paludis DNA encodes the following proteins:
- a CDS encoding DUF6643 family protein, which yields MTSPRSTYGGGYYSAPSFPDTPIYDSLVAERGTPQIAPIRVPAAYDTSNSYLPALPSALPALPAGPSQAAPAYGNYPQQQQMQPQPAPLQQTPAPYIPQQGAPRGYPGQQQQQQAQPQAQQQRPMMPGTGYEAMRPAAPRPAPPQPAAPYDDPYNRQQYQSRGY from the coding sequence TCCGCGCCGTCCTTCCCGGACACCCCTATCTACGACTCCCTGGTCGCGGAGCGGGGCACGCCTCAGATCGCCCCGATCCGAGTGCCCGCCGCCTACGACACGAGCAACAGCTATCTGCCCGCCCTGCCGTCCGCGCTGCCCGCGCTGCCGGCCGGCCCGTCCCAGGCCGCCCCCGCCTACGGCAACTACCCGCAGCAACAGCAGATGCAGCCGCAGCCCGCGCCGCTCCAGCAGACTCCCGCGCCGTACATCCCGCAGCAGGGCGCGCCCCGGGGCTACCCGGGCCAGCAACAGCAGCAGCAGGCGCAGCCCCAGGCACAGCAGCAGCGCCCGATGATGCCCGGCACCGGGTACGAGGCGATGCGCCCCGCGGCGCCGCGCCCGGCGCCGCCGCAGCCCGCCGCCCCGTACGACGACCCGTACAACCGGCAGCAGTACCAGAGCAGAGGGTACTGA